Proteins from a genomic interval of Schistosoma mansoni strain Puerto Rico chromosome 2, complete genome:
- a CDS encoding putative monocarboxylate transporter: protein MGISVVRIIAIMAGYFDRYRIFALAICSSGGGFGTLLYTLLCSYMIENYTWRMAIISLALFHLNVIPFSLLHKPLPPEPISEPVILLPNDPVASTICLKSVTGPPNTNESFISTTGGSIPTSIDNIIQRNKSETTHSRITGQDIIGVVEFVKITYDKTNSNQITVSPINFVNNPEPHLLERIQTIVDDYFDNAENITPEATSYHSLTLFLPIIFLVCDQLTDFKTNLPESQFLVDSHLSGIDKLFTDHIAHTGSTAFINSQASVEQTPSGNKSTTATTAAQTKTKTTTFFGDSLISSVIQAHDTKYTENLIRAVIKRALVKVEEISKELTSKSMVVHPKPLTVIVAEKCIDSTGPNFSSDYRSYALKHVKPTEDTIYEENEVDYQTDENGNSDNTPSTKESAYNTSQNKMISSGHHLENSHLNLDHPKLSYESRGYIDQMIRSGTTIYQGQAVMVPLYKCKDLPGRTRLLSVTSVDGPKEAVDLLVSKINDENVEDQCGYEIKKMRISFINSKNILFLSFLINRSLSYMADSILYGHFINFGISSGLKEEKANGLLAYVGLSNMLGRIAIGLIGQFSRKLDIRLFSAACLFIISIHTIIMPFYPTYSSLIAYGISYSIFIGPSFAFSHAMVIDIMGDKKVDRSLSMILFFEATGYLIGGPLGGIIKDQTGNYACTFLFAGLCNIISAIIITVHALIKFNLFKRLKQCCCKHND, encoded by the exons ATGGGTATCAGTGTTGTTCGTATAATAGCTATCATGGCTGGATACTTTGATCGATATCGAATATTTGCTTTGGCTATTtgtagtagtggtggtggtTTCGGGACATTATTGTATACTCTTCTATGCAGTTATATGATTGAAAATTATACCTGGCGTATGGCCATAATTTCATTAGCTTTATTCCATCTAAATGTCATCCCTTTTAGTTTATTACACAAACCATTACCTCCTGAACCAATTTCAGAACCCGTTATCTTACTACCTAATGATCCAGTAGCGTCTACAATTTGTTTAAAATCTGTTACAGGCCCACcaaatacaaatgaatcatttataAGTACAACTGGTGGCAGTATACCAACCAGCATTGATAATATCATACAAAGAAATAAATCAGAGACAACACATTCACGGATAACCGGACAAGATATAATTGGAGTTGTGGAGTTTGTCAAAATTACCTATGACAAAACTAATTCAAATCAGATTACTGTTAGTCCAATCAATTTTGTCAACAACCCAGAACCACATTTATTAGAACGAATACAGACAATAGTTGATGATTATTTTGATAACGCGGAGAATATTACACCAGAAGCAACATCATATCATAGTCTCACGCTGTTTCTTCCAATCATATTTTTAGTATGTGATCAGCTGACCGACTTTAAAACCAATCTACCAGAGTCACAATTTCTAGTTGATAGTCATTTAAGTGGAATCGACAAATTATTCACTGATCATATTGCTCACACGGGATCAACTGCATTCATCAATTCACAAGCAAGTGTAGAACAAACACCTAGTGGAAATAAGTCTACAACTGCAACAACAGCGGCTCagacaaaaacaaaaacaacaacattttTCGGTGATTCACTTATTTCGAGCGTAATTCAAGCTCATGATACTAAATACACTGAAAATCTAATACGTGCAGTTATTAAACGTGCTCTTGTCAAGGTAGAGGAAATTTCAAAAGAGTTAACTTCAAAAAGTATGGTGGTTCATCCAAAACCACTTACTGTGATCGTAGCGGAAAAATGTATTGATTCGACGGGCCCGAATTTCTCATCAGATTATCGTTCTTATGCTTTAAAGCATGTCAAACCGACTGAAGATACAATTTATGAGGAAAATGAAGTTGATTATCAAACTGATGAAAATGGAAACTCTGATAATACACCATCTACCAAAGAGTCTGCATACAATACTtcacaaaataaaatgatttcctCTGGGCACCATTTAGAGAATTCACATTTAAACTTGGATCATCCAAAGCTTTCATATGAGTCTCGAGGATATATTGATCAAATGATACGTAGTGGAACGACCATTTACCAAGGTCAAGCTGTAATGGTACCATTATACAAATGTAAAGATTTGCCTGGTAGAACGAGGCTTTTATCGGTAACTTCAGTGGATGGACCTAAAGAAGCTGTTGACTTACTAGTTTCTAAGATAAATGATGAAAATGTTGAAGATCAATGTGGTtatgaaataaagaaaatgagaatatcattcattaactcgaaaaatattctttttctcAGCTTCCTTATCAATCGTTCATTAAGTTATATGGCTGATTCCATACTATATGGTCATTTCATTAATTTTGGTATAAGCAGTGGACTGAAGGAGGAAAAAGCTAATGGTTTACTTGCCTATGTCGGATTATCAAATATGCTAGGCAGAATAGCAATTGGACTTATTGGACAGTTTTCGAGAAAATTAGATATTCGTTTATTTTCAGCCGCTTGTTTATTCATTATATCGATACACACTATCATAATGCCATTCTATCCAACCTATTCATCCTTAATTGCCTACGGCATATCTTACAGTATTTTTATAGGACCAAGTTTTGCATTTTCACATGCAATGGTTATTGATATTATGGGTGACAAAAAGGTTGATAGAAGTTTATCAATGATTCTTTTTTTTGAAGCAACCGGTTATTTAATTGGTGGACCATTAGGAG GTATAATCAAAGATCAAACAGGAAATTACGCATGTACATTTTTATTCGCTGGATTATGCAATATTATTTCAGCTATCATTATAACTGTCCATGCATTAATCAAATTTAATCTATTCAAAAGACTGAAACAATGTTGTTGCAAGCATAATGATTGA